The Faecalibaculum rodentium genome segment GCCGCTTTCATCATAAGTTCCGTAAGGGCTTTCGGCAAATCAAGGGCGAACATGGACAGATTTTGAACCGTTCTGGACAGAAAAACCACAGAATATTTCCGGAATGTAAGCGGATACGCAGAGTTTACATCCCTGTTTCATGCATAGAACCGCATCACGGCACGAAAAAAGACAGGAACGAACTGGGACCTGTGGTTCCTCTTTGCTTCTTTGCTTCCTGTCTCAAAAAGTACTGCCTATACCTGTGTGGCACCATCCACGGGAAGGATCGCTCCGGTGATGTATCCGGCTTCGTCAGATGCCAGAAACAGGAATGCATGGGCGATATCCGAGGGTTCCCCTACACGCCGCAGAGGGATGCCCTGCGAAATCCGCTCCACCATTTCTTCCGGAAGAGCCCGTACCATATCGGTGGCTGTTACACCCGGCGCCACTGCATTGACACGAATGTTGAAGGGTCCCAGCTCCCGTGCCAGGGATTTTGTCATGCCGTTGACTGCCCATTTGGACACAGGATAGGCCACACCCGCCGGCTGGCCATAGGTGCCGACCATGGAGCTTGTATTCAGGATCACGCCGTGTCCCTGGTCTTTCATGATCACAGCCGCTGCCTGGGAGCAGACATACGGAGCGGTTACGTTGAGCCGCATGATTCTGTCAAAGCGTTCCAGATCATAGTCGAGAAACGGCTGGCGGTCGGAGATGCCGGCATTGTTGATCAGAACATCCAGGGATCCTCTTGTC includes the following:
- a CDS encoding SDR family NAD(P)-dependent oxidoreductase, with protein sequence MSKTAVITGGTRGIGLETVRLFAENGYHVVFYGSRKETVDKALAQLDGLEVEGKWTDLTDEEAIRRDFRQIAETRGSLDVLINNAGISDRQPFLDYDLERFDRIMRLNVTAPYVCSQAAAVIMKDQGHGVILNTSSMVGTYGQPAGVAYPVSKWAVNGMTKSLARELGPFNIRVNAVAPGVTATDMVRALPEEMVERISQGIPLRRVGEPSDIAHAFLFLASDEAGYITGAILPVDGATQV